One genomic region from Quercus robur chromosome 4, dhQueRobu3.1, whole genome shotgun sequence encodes:
- the LOC126722338 gene encoding putative F-box protein At5g38390, producing MESKSKKTRTTKNISNTTTHMVNVDDRLSNLPQDILHHILSFLETREVILLSRLSRRWRRVWKLMPYLNFDQTPSESKDRFIGFGWSVLSLRDGFDIKRFRLSCHVIRKHVLKPLLSVAKNRGVVVLDLDIISFKSFENGKAFELLSCFADCRPLPEINLTLVDSGISYIDSMSLAMVRTLHLENSEFCGQTFGETEKLVLRCPHFENFLLKNCYMRRRPFDVIDIKAANLKNLNHFLQGYASCLATRAPILEALRIDFDKRTRNRYLRYTNQECEALQETLEHNVSCLTHHLKKVEINSFVWRIIASDQLVKYLLENGKVLEKITITCQNPENKRFVRLQEFGRASPNVAISFTTFMERKPLWFEVDDGSGDRIDGTM from the exons ATGGAGTCtaaatccaagaaaacaagGACAACGAAGAATATTTCAAACACCACCACCCATATGGTTAACGTCGATGACAGACTCAGCAATTTGCCGCAAGATATTCTTCACCATATCCTCTCCTTCCTTGAAACTAGAGAAGTCATACTACTAAGCCGGCTGTCAAGAAGATGGAGACGCGTTTGGAAATTGATGCCTTACTTGAATTTCGACCAAACCCCATCTGAATCAAAAGACAGGTTCATCGGATTCGGATGGTCGGTGCTAAGTTTGCGAGATGGGTTCGATATTAAACGTTTCCGTTTATCGTGTCATGTAATTCGTAAACATGTACTTAAACCACTGCTCTCGGTGGCCAAGAATCGTGGGGTCGTCGTGCTTGATCTTGATATCATTAGTTTTAAGTCTTTTGAGAATGGCAAGGCATTTGAATTGCTGAGTTGTTTCGCTGATTGTAGGCCTTTACCTGAAATAAACTTGACATTGGTTGACTCGGGCATAAGTTATATTGATTCAATGAGTTTAGCCATGGTGAGAACCCTACATCTTGAAAACTCAGAATTCTGTGGGCAAACTTTTGGTGAAACTGAAAAACTCGTTTTACGTTGTCCACACTTTGAAAACTTCTTGTTGAAAAACTGCTATATGCGTCGTCGACCATTCGATGTTATTGACATCAAAGCCGCTAATCTTAAGAATCTGAA CCACTTCTTGCAG GGCTACGCCAGTTGCTTAGCTACTCGCGCACCAATCTTAGAAGCACTTCGCATCGATTTTGATAAG AGAACGAGAAATCGATATCTAAGATACACCAATCAAGAGTGTGAAGCTTTGCAGGAGACGTTGGAACATAATGTCTCATGTTTAACTCACCATCTCAAGAAAGTGGAGATCAATAGTTTTGTTTGGAGGATAATAGCTTCTGATCAATTGGTTAAGTATTTGCTTGAGAACGGAAAGGTATTGGAAAAAATTACTATTACTTGTCAGAACCCAGAGAATAAAAGGTTTGTAAGGTTGCAAGAATTTGGTAGAGCATCTCCAAATGTTGCTATATCATTTACCACTTTTATGGAGAGAAAACCATTATGGTTTGAAGTTGATGATGGTTCCGGTGATAGAATTGATGGAACTATGTGA
- the LOC126723252 gene encoding F-box protein At3g07870-like — translation MTAYLPEEVVINILSRLPPKSLIRFKCVSKTWLSLIGTPDLISRNLINHSTLISKYEDPNNPLFFLVKVTDKTDTSKHTFSFLSYDNLDPEYTSEVILNLPKPNHGLNLDIVGSSSDGLLCLCFASTIYLWDPTTSSVLEPIPPITPREMVNVYFHSVGFGFDSVSNDFKVVRLLNVHFRSASNLLHISQEAEVYSVSSGSWRQLDPQVARVPYGIHTQSRTTMYLDGNFFWCATPLPLDNNEDEKIVRFDFAGEVFKSTSFPDASVIGDYSSWKTTLTALNGSIAMLVYPFGKEVEMLCFDIWVLFEFGVRESWTKLIRIGPSLDLERPLGFWGYGKMFMESKEGQLVLYDPSTNTGKNFPFDGLKGSLQVALYTEFWETNEDDVEDQEEVNQ, via the coding sequence ATGACAGCCTATCTCCCTGAGGAAGTGGTGATAAACATACTCTCACGCCTTCCTCCAAAATCTCTAATCCGATTCAAGTGCGTCTCCAAAACCTGGCTCTCTCTCATCGGAACCCCAGATTTGATCTCTCGAAACCTCATCAACCACTCCACTCTCATCTCTAAATACGAAGACCCCAATAACCCTCTCTTCTTCCTCGTCAAAGTCACAGACAAAACCGACACCTCGAAGCACACATTCTCGTTCCTATCCTACGACAACCTCGATCCAGAATACACATCCGAAGTCATCCTTAACCTCCCAAAACCAAACCACGGTCTCAACCTCGACATTGTCGGTTCCTCCTCCGATGGTCTCCTCTGTCTCTGCTTCGCAAGCACCATCTACCTCTGGGACCCCACCACGTCATCAGTGCTCGAGCCTATCCCTCCTATAACCCCTCGCGAAATGGTCAATGTCTACTTCCACAGTGTTGGGTTCGGATTCGATTCCGTATCCAATGACTTCAAGGTCGTGAGGCTTCTCAATGTTCATTTCAGGTCCGCGAGCAATTTGCTTCATATAAGTCAAGAAGCGGAAGTGTATAGCGTGAGCAGTGGTTCGTGGAGGCAGCTGGATCCTCAGGTTGCTCGCGTGCCTTATGGGATTCATACACAGTCGAGGACCACAATGTACTTGGATGGGAACTTTTTCTGGTGCGCGACGCCGCTTCCATTAGATAATAATGAGGATGAGAAGATTGTTCGCTTCGACTTTGCCGGGGAGGTATTCAAGTCTACTTCATTTCCGGACGCTAGTGTTATTGGGGATTACTCCAGTTGGAAGACGACTCTCACCGCGCTGAACGGGTCTATTGCTATGCTGGTTTATCCTTTTGGGAAGGAGGTGGAGAtgttgtgttttgatatatgggttttgtttgaATTTGGTGTCAGGGAGTCGTGGACTAAGCTTATTAGAATTGGACCCTCTTTGGATTTGGAAAGGCCATTGGGATTTTGGGGGTatggaaagatgtttatggagAGCAAAGAAGGGCAGCTGGTCTTGTATGATCCTTCTACAAACACAGGCAAGAATTTTCCATTTGATGGGCTTAAGGGATCGTTACAAGTTGCTCTCTACACTGAGTTTTGGGAAACAAACGAGGATGATGTTGAAGACCAAGAGGAGGTGAATCAATGA